In Streptomyces sp. NBC_00569, a single genomic region encodes these proteins:
- a CDS encoding MarP family serine protease — translation MNVLDILLLVAAVWFAIVGYRQGFVVGILSVIGFLGGGLVAVYVLPAIWSAVTDGAKVSTTAAVVAVIVVIVCASVGQAFTTHLGNKLRRYITWSPARALDATGGAVVNVVAMLLVAWLIGSALAGTTLPTLGKEVRNSKVLLGVSRALPTQANSWFADFSSALAQNGFPQVFTPFSNEPITEVQPPDPRLANSPVVQTAKRSIVKVTGQAPSCGKVLEGSGFVFADRRVMTNAHVVGGVDEPNVQIGGEGRMYAAKVVLYDWKRDIAVLDVPTLKAPPLQFTSTDAERGNSAIVAGFPENGAYDVRPARVRGRITANGPDIYHRGTVRRDVYSLYATVRQGNSGGPLLTPEGKVYGVVFAKSLDSAQTGYALTRDEISPDIARGRTANQQVDSDSCAL, via the coding sequence GTGAATGTGCTGGACATCCTGCTGCTCGTAGCCGCCGTGTGGTTCGCGATCGTGGGCTACCGCCAGGGCTTCGTCGTCGGCATCCTGTCGGTGATCGGCTTCCTGGGAGGCGGTCTCGTCGCGGTCTACGTCCTGCCCGCCATCTGGAGCGCGGTGACGGACGGGGCCAAGGTGAGTACGACGGCGGCCGTCGTCGCCGTCATCGTGGTCATCGTCTGCGCCTCCGTGGGGCAGGCGTTCACCACGCACCTGGGGAACAAGCTGCGCCGGTACATCACCTGGTCGCCGGCCCGAGCTCTGGACGCCACGGGCGGCGCCGTGGTGAACGTGGTGGCGATGCTTCTGGTCGCCTGGCTCATCGGGTCGGCCCTGGCCGGCACGACGCTGCCCACGCTCGGCAAGGAGGTGCGCAACTCCAAGGTCCTGCTCGGCGTGTCCAGAGCCCTGCCCACGCAGGCGAACTCCTGGTTCGCGGACTTCTCCTCGGCGCTCGCGCAGAACGGCTTCCCGCAGGTCTTCACCCCGTTCTCGAACGAGCCGATCACCGAGGTCCAGCCCCCCGACCCGAGGCTGGCGAACAGTCCGGTCGTGCAGACGGCCAAGCGCTCCATCGTCAAGGTGACCGGCCAGGCCCCGAGTTGCGGCAAGGTCCTCGAAGGCTCGGGCTTCGTATTCGCCGACCGCCGCGTCATGACGAACGCACACGTGGTCGGCGGCGTGGACGAGCCGAACGTGCAGATCGGCGGCGAGGGCCGGATGTACGCGGCGAAGGTCGTCCTCTACGACTGGAAGCGCGACATCGCCGTACTCGACGTGCCGACGCTGAAGGCGCCCCCGCTCCAGTTCACGTCCACGGACGCCGAGCGCGGCAACAGCGCGATCGTCGCCGGCTTCCCGGAGAACGGCGCGTACGACGTCCGTCCCGCGCGCGTACGCGGCCGCATCACGGCCAACGGCCCGGACATCTACCACCGCGGCACCGTGCGACGCGATGTGTACTCGCTCTACGCGACCGTCCGCCAGGGCAACTCCGGCGGCCCGCTGCTCACGCCCGAAGGCAAGGTGTACGGCGTGGTCTTCGCGAAGTCACTCGACAGCGCCCAGACCGGGTACGCGCTCACCCGCGACGAGATCAGCCCGGACATCGCCCGCGGCCGCACGGCCAACCAGCAGGTGGACAGCGACAGCTGCGCCCTGTGA
- a CDS encoding NUDIX hydrolase produces MTHAHSETHEERVTKYEPVRLSREGLPEWLDPVVKAADTVEPLQMSRFLPPESGAGRQSAVLILFGQGERGPELLLMERATSLRSHAGQPSFPGGALDPEDGDPRTDGPLRAALREAEEETGLDPRGVQLFGVLPKLYIPVSSFVVTPVLGWWHTPTPVQAVDLAETARVFTVPVADLTDPRHRATAVHPRGHQGPAFLVESALVWGFTAGVIDRILHYAGWERPWDRSKQVPLDWRS; encoded by the coding sequence ATGACACATGCACACAGTGAGACGCACGAGGAGCGGGTGACGAAGTACGAGCCAGTGCGGCTGAGCCGGGAAGGGCTGCCCGAGTGGCTCGACCCGGTAGTGAAGGCCGCGGACACGGTCGAGCCGCTCCAGATGAGCCGCTTCCTGCCGCCCGAGAGCGGAGCCGGACGGCAGTCCGCCGTCCTCATCCTCTTCGGGCAGGGCGAGCGTGGCCCGGAGCTGCTGCTCATGGAGCGGGCCACATCGCTGCGCTCGCACGCGGGCCAGCCGTCCTTCCCGGGCGGCGCCCTCGACCCGGAGGACGGCGATCCGCGTACGGACGGGCCGCTGCGCGCCGCCCTGCGCGAGGCGGAGGAAGAGACCGGGCTCGATCCGCGCGGCGTCCAGCTCTTCGGCGTCCTGCCGAAGTTGTACATCCCGGTGAGCAGCTTCGTGGTGACGCCGGTCCTCGGCTGGTGGCACACACCGACGCCGGTGCAGGCGGTCGACCTGGCGGAGACGGCCCGCGTCTTCACGGTGCCCGTGGCGGATCTCACGGATCCGCGCCACCGCGCGACGGCGGTCCACCCGAGAGGCCACCAGGGCCCGGCGTTCCTCGTCGAATCGGCCCTGGTCTGGGGCTTTACGGCCGGAGTGATCGACCGGATCCTGCACTACGCGGGCTGGGAGCGCCCCTGGGACCGCAGTAAGCAGGTCCCACTCGACTGGCGGTCATGA
- the nth gene encoding endonuclease III, which produces MKKAVAAEPAKKAAAAKSVKKKAAAAKPVKSVTKAAAAKSAKSVTKAAAEPESRTALVRRARRINRELAEVYPYAHPELDFENPFQLLVATVLSAQTTDLRVNQTTPALFARYPTPEDLAAANPEEVEELIRPTGFFRAKTKSIMGLAAALRDEFAGEVPGRLEDLVKLPGVGRKTAFVVMGNAFGRPGITVDTHFGRLVRRWKWTEETDPDKVEKAVGELFPKSDWTMLSHRVIFHGRRICHARKPACGACPIAPLCPAYGEGETDPEKAKKLLKYEKGGFPGQRLKPPQSYLDAGGIPAPPLGATAPPATGE; this is translated from the coding sequence GTGAAGAAGGCCGTCGCCGCCGAGCCCGCGAAGAAGGCCGCCGCGGCCAAGTCGGTGAAGAAGAAGGCCGCTGCCGCGAAGCCGGTCAAGTCCGTGACGAAGGCGGCCGCCGCGAAGTCGGCCAAGTCCGTGACGAAGGCCGCCGCCGAGCCCGAGTCCCGTACCGCCCTCGTCCGGCGCGCCCGGCGCATCAACCGTGAGCTCGCCGAGGTGTATCCGTACGCCCACCCGGAGCTGGACTTCGAGAACCCCTTCCAGTTGCTCGTCGCCACGGTGCTGTCCGCCCAGACCACCGATCTGCGGGTCAATCAGACGACGCCCGCCCTCTTCGCCAGGTACCCGACCCCGGAGGACCTCGCGGCCGCGAACCCCGAGGAGGTCGAGGAGCTGATCAGGCCCACCGGGTTCTTCCGCGCCAAGACGAAGTCGATCATGGGGCTCGCGGCAGCCCTGCGGGACGAGTTCGCAGGCGAGGTCCCCGGGCGTCTCGAAGACCTCGTCAAGCTGCCGGGCGTCGGCCGCAAGACCGCCTTCGTCGTGATGGGCAACGCCTTCGGGCGGCCCGGGATCACCGTGGACACGCACTTCGGGCGGCTCGTGCGGCGCTGGAAGTGGACGGAAGAGACCGACCCGGACAAGGTCGAGAAGGCCGTCGGCGAGCTCTTCCCGAAGAGCGACTGGACGATGCTCTCGCATCGCGTGATCTTCCACGGCCGCCGGATCTGCCACGCCCGCAAGCCCGCTTGCGGTGCTTGCCCGATCGCCCCGCTCTGCCCGGCGTACGGGGAGGGCGAGACCGACCCGGAGAAGGCGAAGAAGCTCCTGAAGTACGAGAAGGGCGGCTTCCCCGGCCAGCGACTGAAGCCCCCGCAGTCCTACCTGGACGCCGGAGGTATCCCGGCGCCCCCGCTCGGTGCCACCGCGCCGCCCGCCACGGGGGAGTGA
- a CDS encoding Crp/Fnr family transcriptional regulator has protein sequence MDDVLRRAPLFAALDDEQAAELRASMSEVTLARGDALFHEGDPGDRLYVVTEGKVKLHRTSPDGRENMLAVLGPGELIGELSLFDPGPRTATASALTEVKLLGLGHGDLLPWLNARPEVASALLRAVARRLRKTNDQMSDLVFSDVPGRVARALLDLSRRFGVQSEEGIHVVHDLTQEELAQLVGASRETVNKALADFAGRGWLRLEARAVILLDVERLAKRSR, from the coding sequence GTGGACGACGTTCTGCGGCGCGCCCCGCTTTTTGCGGCGCTCGATGATGAGCAGGCCGCGGAGCTCCGCGCCTCCATGAGTGAGGTGACCCTCGCGCGCGGCGACGCCCTCTTCCACGAGGGCGACCCCGGAGACCGCCTGTACGTGGTCACCGAGGGCAAGGTGAAGCTCCACCGCACCTCCCCCGACGGCCGCGAGAACATGCTCGCGGTGCTCGGCCCCGGCGAGCTGATCGGCGAGCTCTCGCTGTTCGACCCGGGCCCGCGCACGGCGACCGCCTCCGCGCTCACCGAGGTCAAGCTCCTCGGCCTGGGCCACGGCGACCTCCTGCCCTGGCTGAACGCCCGCCCCGAGGTGGCCTCCGCTCTGCTGCGCGCCGTCGCCCGGCGCCTGCGCAAGACCAACGACCAGATGTCCGACCTGGTCTTCTCGGACGTGCCGGGCCGCGTGGCCCGCGCGCTCCTGGACCTCTCCCGCCGCTTCGGCGTGCAGTCGGAGGAGGGCATCCACGTCGTGCACGACCTGACGCAGGAGGAGCTGGCCCAGCTGGTCGGCGCCTCCCGCGAGACGGTGAACAAGGCGCTCGCGGACTTCGCGGGCCGCGGCTGGCTCCGCCTGGAGGCCCGCGCCGTGATCCTCCTCGACGTCGAGCGCCTCGCCAAGCGCTCGCGCTGA
- a CDS encoding nucleotidyltransferase domain-containing protein, with protein MATTTRGLDDRGFIEREGSLSRIQSDFRPVVSAARDSLLAAFGPRMTSAYLYGSVPRGTARPGRSDLDLLLALRDEPTDEDRAEARALGNVLDEDFDQIDGVGLIVLSRTQVLSDLERHDLGWFVACLCTPLLGEDLAAYLPRYRPDSLLARETNGDLRLFLARWRERIARGDDPRTLDRLISRHLVRTGFTLVMPRWNGWTSDLTQMAEVFGTYYPQRADAMRRAARAAYEPMGAPHTLRAYTEDLGPWLAAEYEAVHGVKAPRP; from the coding sequence ATGGCGACCACCACCCGCGGCCTCGACGACCGCGGATTCATCGAGCGCGAAGGCTCCCTGAGCCGGATCCAGTCCGACTTCCGCCCCGTGGTGTCCGCGGCGCGCGACAGCCTGCTCGCCGCCTTCGGACCGCGGATGACGAGCGCGTATCTCTACGGCTCCGTGCCGCGGGGCACGGCCCGCCCCGGCCGCAGCGACCTCGACCTCCTCCTCGCGCTGCGCGACGAGCCGACGGACGAGGACAGGGCGGAAGCCAGAGCCCTGGGCAACGTGCTGGACGAAGACTTCGACCAGATCGACGGCGTGGGTCTGATCGTCCTCAGCCGAACCCAGGTCCTCAGCGACCTCGAACGGCACGACCTCGGCTGGTTCGTGGCCTGCCTCTGCACGCCTCTCCTGGGCGAGGACCTGGCCGCGTACCTGCCGCGCTACCGCCCCGACTCCCTCCTGGCCCGGGAGACCAACGGCGACCTGCGCCTGTTCCTGGCGCGCTGGCGCGAACGCATCGCTCGAGGCGACGACCCACGCACCCTGGACCGCCTGATCTCCCGTCACCTCGTCCGCACCGGTTTCACGCTCGTGATGCCCCGCTGGAACGGCTGGACCAGCGATCTGACGCAGATGGCCGAGGTGTTCGGCACGTACTACCCGCAGCGGGCGGACGCGATGCGACGGGCCGCGCGGGCGGCGTACGAACCGATGGGCGCACCGCACACCCTCAGGGCGTACACCGAAGACCTGGGCCCGTGGCTGGCGGCAGAATACGAAGCCGTGCACGGAGTGAAAGCCCCCCGCCCATGA
- a CDS encoding sigma-70 family RNA polymerase sigma factor, protein MSSASTDTLAERFEESRGHLRAVAYRMLGSLSEAEDAVQETWLRLQRSDISAVENLGGWLTTVTGRICLDLLRSRKARGEEPLETHVPDPLVTSLDTPDPEQQALQADSVGLALLVVLDSLAPVERLAFVLHDLFAVPFDDIAPIVERTPAATRQLASRARRRVQGAPPPETDPVRQREIVEAFLSAAREGDFERLVAVLDPDVLLRADAGATGLSRLVRGAHTVASGAITFQHMAPHVRVVLVNGAIGLLALPEGRPASLMSFTITGAKITELNILSDEDRLKSLTRAAL, encoded by the coding sequence ATGAGCTCAGCGTCGACGGACACCCTGGCCGAGCGGTTCGAGGAGTCACGGGGGCACCTGCGTGCCGTGGCCTACCGGATGCTCGGTTCGCTCAGCGAGGCGGAGGACGCCGTCCAGGAGACGTGGCTGCGGCTCCAGCGGTCCGACATCTCGGCCGTCGAGAACCTGGGCGGCTGGCTCACCACCGTCACCGGCCGGATCTGCCTGGACCTGCTGCGCTCGCGCAAGGCGAGGGGCGAGGAGCCCCTGGAGACACACGTACCCGACCCCCTGGTCACGAGCCTGGACACCCCGGATCCCGAACAACAGGCGCTGCAGGCCGATTCGGTGGGCCTGGCGCTGCTCGTGGTCCTGGACTCGCTGGCGCCGGTGGAGCGGCTGGCGTTCGTGCTGCACGACCTGTTCGCGGTGCCGTTCGACGACATCGCGCCGATCGTGGAGCGCACGCCGGCGGCGACCCGGCAGCTGGCGAGCCGCGCGCGCCGCCGCGTGCAGGGAGCGCCGCCGCCGGAGACGGATCCCGTACGGCAGCGCGAGATCGTGGAGGCATTCCTCTCGGCGGCCCGCGAGGGCGACTTCGAACGCCTGGTCGCGGTCCTGGACCCGGACGTGCTGCTGCGGGCGGACGCCGGCGCGACGGGTCTCTCGCGCCTGGTCCGAGGCGCTCACACGGTGGCGTCCGGGGCGATCACGTTCCAGCACATGGCACCGCACGTACGCGTCGTGCTGGTGAACGGCGCGATCGGCCTGCTCGCCCTGCCGGAGGGCCGCCCGGCATCGCTGATGTCGTTCACGATCACAGGCGCCAAGATCACGGAACTGAACATCCTCTCGGACGAGGACCGTCTGAAGTCCCTGACCCGGGCGGCCCTCTAG
- a CDS encoding MBL fold metallo-hydrolase encodes MTEAAALPGQPRGGALSGPATARAVNVLAPNASAMTLDGTNTWIVSEPDSELAVVIDPGPLDDAHLEHVVAVAEAAGKRVALTLLTHGHPDHAEGAGRFAELTRTDVRALDPDLRLGDEGLAGGDVVTVGGLELRVVAAPGHTADSLCFHLPADRAVLTGDTVLGRGTTVVAHPDGRLGDYLDSLRRLRSLTVDDGVHTVLPGHGPVLEDAQGAVEFYLAHRANRLAQVETAVESGYVSASEIVAHVYAAVDRSLWPAAELSVLAQLDYLKEHGLI; translated from the coding sequence ATGACCGAAGCCGCAGCCCTTCCCGGACAGCCCCGCGGCGGGGCGCTGTCGGGGCCCGCCACCGCGCGCGCGGTCAACGTGCTGGCTCCGAACGCCTCCGCGATGACCCTGGACGGGACCAACACGTGGATCGTTTCCGAGCCTGATTCCGAGCTTGCCGTGGTGATCGATCCCGGGCCGCTCGACGACGCGCATCTGGAGCATGTGGTCGCGGTCGCCGAGGCTGCCGGCAAGCGCGTCGCCCTGACGCTCCTCACGCATGGGCATCCCGATCACGCCGAGGGTGCCGGCAGGTTCGCCGAGCTGACCCGGACCGACGTGCGGGCTCTCGATCCTGATCTGCGTCTTGGGGACGAGGGGTTGGCGGGCGGGGATGTGGTGACTGTCGGCGGGCTTGAGCTGCGTGTTGTCGCGGCTCCTGGGCATACCGCTGATTCGCTCTGTTTCCATCTGCCTGCCGACCGGGCCGTGCTGACCGGTGACACCGTGCTCGGGCGCGGGACCACCGTCGTCGCCCATCCCGACGGGCGGCTCGGGGACTATCTCGACTCGCTGCGGCGGCTGCGGTCCCTCACCGTCGACGACGGGGTCCACACGGTGCTGCCAGGGCACGGGCCCGTACTCGAAGACGCCCAGGGCGCCGTCGAGTTCTACCTCGCCCACCGCGCCAACCGGCTCGCCCAGGTCGAGACCGCCGTCGAGAGCGGTTATGTCTCGGCGTCGGAGATCGTCGCCCATGTGTACGCGGCTGTGGACCGGTCCCTGTGGCCGGCCGCCGAGTTGTCCGTTCTGGCTCAGCTCGATTACCTGAAGGAGCACGGGCTGATCTAG
- a CDS encoding NUDIX hydrolase produces MANGQWYPPEWPERIRALAAGELAAAVPRRAATVMLLRDAVAGPEVHMLRRRASMAFAGGAYAYPGGGVDPRDDESVVRWGGPSRAAWAARLGVDEKSAQAIVCAAVRETYEEAGVLLAGPDASSVVGDTTGESWEADREALVRRELSFGEFLGRRELVLRSDLLGAWARWITPEFEPRRYDTWFFVAALPEGQRTRNASTEADRTVWIRPEQAAEGYDKGELMMMPPTIATLRALTGFDSAEGALAGAAAQDLSPVLAQARLEGGEIVLSWPGHDEFTKHIPTASGGTSA; encoded by the coding sequence ATGGCGAATGGGCAGTGGTATCCACCGGAGTGGCCCGAGCGGATTCGTGCGCTCGCGGCGGGTGAGCTGGCGGCCGCCGTGCCGCGGCGGGCCGCGACCGTCATGCTTCTGCGGGACGCGGTCGCCGGTCCCGAAGTGCATATGCTGCGTCGACGCGCCTCCATGGCTTTCGCCGGGGGCGCGTACGCGTATCCGGGCGGGGGTGTGGATCCCCGTGACGACGAGTCGGTCGTGCGGTGGGGCGGACCCTCGCGTGCGGCGTGGGCGGCGCGGCTCGGCGTGGACGAGAAGTCGGCGCAGGCGATCGTGTGTGCCGCCGTGCGGGAGACCTACGAGGAGGCGGGCGTGCTGCTCGCCGGGCCCGATGCGTCGTCCGTGGTGGGGGACACGACCGGGGAGTCCTGGGAGGCCGACCGGGAGGCGCTCGTCCGGCGGGAGTTGTCGTTCGGGGAGTTCCTCGGGCGGCGCGAGCTGGTTCTGCGGTCCGATCTGCTGGGCGCCTGGGCGCGGTGGATCACGCCCGAGTTCGAGCCCCGGCGGTACGACACCTGGTTCTTCGTCGCCGCCCTGCCCGAGGGGCAGCGCACCCGTAACGCCTCCACCGAAGCCGATCGGACCGTGTGGATCCGGCCCGAACAGGCTGCCGAGGGGTACGACAAGGGCGAGCTCATGATGATGCCGCCCACGATCGCGACGCTGCGGGCGCTGACCGGTTTCGACAGCGCCGAGGGTGCCCTTGCGGGGGCCGCGGCGCAGGATCTCTCCCCTGTGCTCGCTCAGGCCCGGCTGGAGGGTGGGGAGATTGTTCTGTCCTGGCCCGGTCATGATGAGTTCACCAAGCACATTCCGACCGCGTCCGGGGGAACCTCCGCATGA
- a CDS encoding RidA family protein produces MSGVVDARLAELGLTLPEVVPPLASYQPAVQSGVYVYTAGQLPMVDGKLPLTGKVGAEVTAEQAKELARTCALNALAAVKSVAGDLDRVARVVKVVGFVASAPDFTGQPGVVNGASELFAEVLGEKGVHARSAVGVAVLPLDAPVEVEVQVELVSA; encoded by the coding sequence ATGAGCGGGGTCGTCGACGCGCGCCTCGCCGAGCTCGGGCTGACCCTGCCCGAGGTCGTGCCGCCGCTCGCCTCTTACCAGCCGGCCGTGCAGTCCGGTGTGTACGTGTACACGGCTGGCCAGCTGCCGATGGTGGACGGGAAGCTTCCGCTCACCGGGAAGGTGGGGGCCGAGGTCACCGCCGAGCAGGCCAAGGAGCTGGCCCGTACGTGTGCGCTGAACGCGCTCGCCGCGGTGAAGTCCGTTGCCGGCGATCTCGATCGAGTCGCCCGTGTTGTGAAGGTCGTCGGGTTTGTTGCCTCCGCGCCCGACTTCACCGGGCAGCCGGGTGTGGTGAACGGGGCCAGTGAGCTCTTCGCCGAGGTTCTCGGTGAGAAGGGTGTGCACGCTCGGTCCGCCGTGGGTGTGGCCGTTCTTCCGCTGGACGCGCCTGTTGAGGTCGAGGTTCAGGTGGAGCTCGTCTCGGCCTGA
- a CDS encoding DUF4177 domain-containing protein — protein MTKWEYATVPLLVHATKQILDTWGEDGWELVQVVPGPNNPEQLVAYLKREKV, from the coding sequence ATGACCAAGTGGGAATACGCGACCGTGCCCCTTCTCGTGCACGCGACCAAGCAGATTCTGGACACCTGGGGCGAGGACGGCTGGGAGCTCGTCCAGGTCGTGCCCGGGCCGAACAACCCCGAGCAGCTCGTGGCCTACCTGAAGCGGGAGAAGGTATGA
- a CDS encoding ArsA family ATPase — MSRLQVVSGKGGTGKTTVAAALALALATEGKRTLLVEVEGRQGIAQLFETEALPYEERKIAVAPGGGEVFALAIDPELALLDYLQMFYKLGGAGRALKKLGAIDFATTVAPGLRDVLLTGKACEAVRRKTKQNKYTYDYVVMDAPPTGRITRFLNVNDEVAGLAKIGPIHNQAQAVMRVLKSPETAVHLVTLLEEMPVQETSDGIAELQAANLPVGRLIVNMVRPAVLDEAELALAQGGVPRTAVAKSLSAAGLGGARRGGNAERLVTPLLDQAAEYAERHELERSQRAVLADSGLPLHELPLLTEGMDLAGLYRLATELRKQGI, encoded by the coding sequence GTGAGCAGGCTCCAGGTCGTCAGCGGCAAGGGCGGTACCGGAAAGACCACGGTCGCCGCCGCACTGGCGCTCGCCCTCGCCACCGAGGGCAAGCGCACTCTCCTGGTGGAGGTGGAAGGACGTCAGGGCATCGCACAGCTCTTCGAGACGGAAGCGCTGCCGTACGAGGAACGGAAGATCGCGGTAGCCCCGGGGGGCGGCGAGGTGTTCGCACTCGCCATCGACCCGGAGCTGGCGCTGCTGGACTACCTCCAGATGTTCTACAAGCTGGGTGGCGCGGGCAGGGCGCTCAAAAAGCTGGGCGCGATCGACTTCGCGACAACGGTGGCGCCGGGCCTGAGGGACGTACTCCTGACGGGCAAGGCCTGCGAGGCGGTGCGCCGCAAGACGAAGCAGAACAAGTACACCTACGACTATGTGGTGATGGACGCCCCGCCGACGGGCCGCATCACGCGGTTCCTGAACGTGAACGACGAGGTCGCGGGCCTGGCCAAGATCGGCCCGATACACAACCAGGCGCAGGCGGTCATGCGGGTCCTCAAGTCGCCTGAGACGGCAGTGCACTTGGTGACCTTGCTGGAGGAGATGCCGGTCCAGGAGACGTCGGACGGCATCGCGGAGCTGCAGGCCGCGAACCTCCCCGTGGGCCGGCTCATCGTGAACATGGTGCGCCCGGCAGTCCTCGACGAGGCCGAACTGGCGCTGGCGCAGGGCGGCGTGCCCCGGACGGCCGTCGCCAAGTCCCTGTCCGCGGCGGGCCTGGGCGGCGCCCGCAGAGGCGGCAACGCCGAACGACTGGTGACCCCTCTCCTCGACCAGGCTGCGGAGTACGCGGAACGGCACGAGCTGGAGCGCAGCCAGCGCGCGGTGCTGGCAGATTCCGGCCTGCCCCTGCACGAACTGCCGCTGCTGACCGAGGGGATGGACCTGGCGGGCCTGTACCGGCTGGCCACGGAACTGCGGAAGCAAGGGATCTAG
- a CDS encoding ArsA family ATPase produces the protein MTSSLSLNATDTHVLDVDPLIDDPRTRIVVCCGSGGVGKTTTAAALGLRAAERGRKVVVLTIDPARRLAQSMGIDSLDNTPRRVKGIDDTAGGELHAMMLDMKRTFDEIVEAHADGQRAEAILGNPFYQSLSAGFAGTQEYMAMEKLGQLRAQDEWDLIVVDTPPSRSALDFLDAPKRLGSFLDGKLIRVLMAPAKVGGRAGMKFLNVGMSMMTGALGKLLGGQLLRDVQTFVAAMDTMFGGFRTRADATYKLLQAPGTAFLVVAAPERDALREAAYFVERLAAEDMPLAGLVLNRVHGSGAAQLSAERALAAAENLDERGIVDQGGGNVELRTSPEAGSPASVRDTPDEHAQTPDKTPHNAPATKPAPDSQATDMPAGATTDDAPADQATTDRTATDQLTAGLLRLHAERMQLLAREQRTRDRFAALHPEVAVTEVGALPGDVHDLAGLRSIGDRLAAGADPAGAA, from the coding sequence ATGACGTCGTCCCTGAGCCTGAACGCGACAGACACCCACGTACTCGACGTGGACCCACTCATCGACGACCCCAGGACGCGCATCGTGGTGTGCTGCGGCTCCGGCGGCGTCGGCAAGACGACGACGGCGGCGGCGCTCGGCCTGCGCGCCGCGGAGCGCGGCCGCAAGGTGGTCGTGCTGACGATCGACCCGGCCCGCAGGCTGGCCCAGTCGATGGGCATCGACTCGCTGGACAACACACCGCGCCGCGTGAAGGGCATCGACGACACGGCGGGCGGCGAACTGCACGCGATGATGCTCGACATGAAGCGGACGTTCGACGAGATCGTCGAGGCGCACGCGGACGGCCAGCGGGCCGAGGCGATTCTGGGCAATCCCTTCTACCAGTCGCTCTCGGCGGGCTTCGCGGGCACGCAGGAGTACATGGCGATGGAGAAGCTGGGCCAGCTGCGGGCCCAGGACGAGTGGGACCTGATCGTCGTCGACACGCCTCCGTCCCGCTCGGCGCTCGACTTCCTGGACGCGCCGAAACGTCTCGGCTCGTTCCTGGACGGCAAGCTGATCCGGGTCCTGATGGCGCCGGCGAAGGTCGGCGGCCGGGCCGGCATGAAGTTCCTGAACGTCGGGATGTCGATGATGACGGGCGCGCTCGGGAAGCTGCTGGGCGGCCAACTCCTGCGTGACGTACAGACATTCGTGGCGGCGATGGACACGATGTTCGGCGGCTTCCGCACACGCGCCGACGCGACCTACAAGCTGCTCCAGGCCCCCGGTACGGCGTTCCTGGTGGTGGCGGCGCCGGAGCGGGACGCGCTGCGCGAGGCGGCGTACTTCGTGGAGCGCCTCGCCGCGGAGGACATGCCGTTGGCCGGGCTCGTACTGAACCGGGTGCATGGCAGCGGTGCCGCGCAGCTGTCGGCCGAACGTGCGCTCGCCGCCGCAGAAAATCTTGACGAGCGCGGCATTGTGGATCAGGGGGGCGGGAATGTAGAGCTGCGTACCTCTCCCGAAGCAGGCTCCCCCGCCTCAGTAAGGGACACGCCCGACGAGCATGCCCAGACGCCGGACAAAACCCCACACAACGCACCCGCAACGAAACCCGCACCCGACTCGCAGGCCACAGACATGCCTGCCGGTGCGACCACTGACGACGCACCCGCAGACCAGGCGACCACCGATCGAACGGCCACGGACCAACTCACGGCAGGGCTGCTGCGATTGCACGCGGAACGCATGCAGCTGCTGGCACGCGAGCAGCGCACACGCGACCGCTTCGCGGCGCTCCACCCGGAGGTGGCGGTCACCGAAGTCGGCGCCCTGCCCGGAGATGTGCACGACCTGGCAGGCCTCAGGAGCATCGGGGACCGGCTCGCGGCCGGTGCGGACCCGGCCGGAGCTGCGTGA
- a CDS encoding WhiB family transcriptional regulator, translating to MGWVTDWSAQAACRTTDPDELFVQGAAQNRAKAVCTGCPVRTECLADALDNRVEFGVWGGMTERERRALLRRRPTVTSWRRLLETARTEYERGAGLLPVDMDDDETYERYAAVG from the coding sequence ATGGGCTGGGTAACCGACTGGAGTGCGCAGGCGGCCTGCCGCACTACCGATCCAGATGAACTGTTCGTTCAAGGAGCAGCGCAGAACCGGGCGAAGGCGGTGTGCACCGGATGCCCGGTGCGGACCGAGTGCCTGGCCGACGCGCTGGACAACCGCGTCGAGTTCGGCGTGTGGGGTGGCATGACTGAGCGGGAACGCCGCGCACTTCTGCGCCGGCGTCCCACCGTCACCTCGTGGCGCCGGCTGCTCGAGACGGCTCGTACGGAGTACGAGCGCGGTGCGGGCCTGCTGCCCGTGGACATGGATGACGACGAGACGTACGAGAGGTACGCCGCCGTGGGGTGA